In Cottoperca gobio chromosome 19, fCotGob3.1, whole genome shotgun sequence, the genomic window AGATATATTCACATATAACAACATATTCTAAACAACTCTGATTACAAAGCAACTCTGTTaacctttacaaatacaattcatAATGCATGATGATATTCtataaaacacaagaacacattgAGCCTCCTTCAGATGTTTTGAGATCGACCTACTTCTCACGTGAACCCTGAAGCTGTAGAGGCAGGTGAAGTCCACGTGTCCCCAGTTGTTGTCGATCCGTAGAATCACATGTCTGAAGACTTCTCCCTCTGGATTCTGgtgagagacacgagagagacgTGAGTAAAGAGAGTCAGGCATTGTACCAGAGACGACAAAGAAAGGATACGACgttagagaaagagaagacatgTTCATGCATCTGTGTTGATGACGTGGTGTTTGCATGCATCTGGTTTTAAAAGCAGCTCCACCTCTATAACACAGTTTAACTCCTGCAGTTTGCAGCCGTTAATATGGCAGGAAGAGGTTTTATTGTCAGGAGAACAGTTAAAGATATCTACTTATTGTCCTATACAAAGCCATATATTGAGCAGTGATCTGGTAAATGCATGTTGAGGAAAGCTACACAGTGTCACTCGTGTCGTACTCACAGGCAGGTCAAAAGTCTGAAACGCTGCTCCGTCTTGATCGTACACTAGCGTTCCTAAAGAGGTTCCCTCCTCGTCTTCTGTCCTGAGTCCCTggagaagaaacacagacagctgTGTGAAGAACAAAGAGTGTGCAGGACATATCGAGGGTAATATGTGCGACTTACGTAGACTGAAAACTCCCTAGGTGCACTGGCGATGTGTCCGTGGATGGACTGGCTCTTTGCTATGTGGCCCAGTGTCACTTTAGTGATGGAGACGGGGCGGGAGAGGGAGATGAATCCACAACACTCGGCTTCATGAGCAActttcatacatgttgtaagttgtttatcctgtacacacgacatgtACTGCACGTctgtgtcgtatcctgtacagtctgtaaagccccctgacACAATATTTGCTcccttgcctctcagggcttccacAGTAAAGACTATTAACGATGGTTTCTGACCTCACACACACGAGTGAATGAAGTTAAAGCTGTGACTCTCCCTCTCAGATGTGCTCCCAGCTCTGTCCTGACGCCCTCTGGGTCCTGATGCTGCTCTGCATCCCTGCAGCACACGCAGCAAAGTGTCCGCAGCAGTGCGTGTGTGACCAGATCCAGCTCACTGTGACCTGCGTCAACAAGAACCTGACCCAAGTTCCTCTTACTGTCGACGAGGtctcctgctcacacacacacacacacacacacacacacttctatagTTCCCACCTGGTTCCATCTAATGTGAAATCCCCTTTCTTCATAGATCACGGTGAAATTTGATCTTCGAGGCAACGACATCCAGGAACTTCCCACCGGGGCTTTCAAACACACCCCCTACCTGAAACACCTGACGCTGCAGCGCTGCAACATCCGGCGGGTGAAGGAGGGGGCGTTCCGCGGCCTCGGTCGCCTCGTCTTCCTCGTCTTCCTCAACCTggccaacaacaacatttacattctcTACCAGGtcgtcacacacacgctgcagatcccacaaccaaacacaaacattgtatTTTGGCAGGAAATGAATGCATAAAAGTTTCGTTAAAATGTTCACTGAAGTGTTTAAGGTTATCTCTTTATCTTGGATTAATCCTTTAAAGTTTGTTAAGATGTTGCACTAAAGACCTTAGCAACCAAAGTGAGGAAAAAAATACGAGGAACCGCTGTAAAATGTTGGTAAATCGCaggaaacatttttctttaatttaggAAATGAGATTCAGTGAAACACCCTTAAATCAGCACTCAATGCTGAGTGTCATGCTTAAGGAGAAAACTTAAGGTGTTTTGTGCAACCTGCCTGTTAAGATCCACTAAAGTGAGGCACGAGacgagatgaataaatcccCATTTTAGTTATCAGGGGAGAAACTGTTCACCTAAGTATTTAAGGTTTTTCTCTTTATCTTGGATTTATACTTAAGGAATCCCTTAAAGTTAGTTAAATCGATAAAACCTTAGCAATCAAAAAAAGTCTTTGAATGCAGAAAGTGTCCAAATGTTTTTCCttaatttaggaaacatttgaaaGGATTCTGTGCAACACCCTTAAACTTAAGGTGTTTTGTGCAACCTGCCAATAAAGGAGGCACGAGacgagatgaataaatccctTTTTCTATCACTCACATGCACTTTTTAAAAGCTAGACTGAACTAGACTTTAACCTCGAGACACGTCTCATCAGTGCAGCACGGTAAACTTTTTGTCTTCCTCCGTGTTTTGCGAGTCCAGGAGTCCTTGGACGGCCTGTCCTCGCTGAAGCAGCTCATGATCGACCGTAATCGCGTGGAAGAGATCCAGCCGGGAGCTTTCTCTCAGCTCGGCTTCCTCAACCtgctctccctcacacacaacCAGCTGGTCTACATCCCCAACATGGCCTTCCAGGTAGcgaaatacatatatttataggATATATATCCTCTCTAAGTGTTTGTATTTCActattcctgcattttattaTTGCGGAGTTCtattgtatgttgcattgttggagaaGCTTGGGATTTAAAATGTGCCTTTGAATCTAGAATGTGAAAAGGTGCTTTAGAGAAATGCAGCCGACCGCTTCTTGTCCCTCCAGGGTTTGCAGAACATCAAATGGCTTCGTCTTAGTCACAACTCTCTGAACTACCTGGACACCGAAGCCCTCGCCGGTCTGTTCACGCTCACACGTCTCAGTCTGGACCACAACGAGCTGCAGTTCTTCCCCTCTGAGACCATGACCCGGTACGTTATGCTGCAGAATGACACTATCTGAAGGCAGCGGTGGAGGAAGTatcctttacttgagtaaaagtactaacaccacactgtagaaatactctgttacattcaaaatgtacataaagtGTTAAACTTAAAAGTTCCCAATGCAgcaaaatctaaaatacatcTCGGTATCCAAACTGCCGGAGGTGACCCGTCTTGATCTGAGCTACAACCCGATGACTTACGTCGGAGAGGATGTGGTGTCCATGGCCAAATTGACCCACCTCTTCATGGACCACATGTCCCTGCAGGACATGGACAACACGGCTGTTTCCAAATGCCCCAACCTCATCCACCTGGACATCAGCTACAACCAGCTGCGTGTCGTCCAGCCTCTCTCTGAAGGGAATCCCAAGCTGGCACGCCTCAACCCGGCGGGGAACCCCGTCTACTGCAACTGCTACCTGCGTCCACTCAGGTATCGCCGACATCTGTGGATGACTTCTACGCCACAGAGCTTTAAGTCCGTCAACCAAAAGCTACtaatcctctttttttctttgcaccTCACTTCAGGGAGTGGTCGATCCGGAACAAGCTGAAGCTGCTGGGCACATGTGGAGGACCGGCCCATCTGTCGGGGGAGAACCTGGAGGCCGTTTACCCATCTGACCTGCACTGTCAGAGCCAGGAGGCCATGCTGAAGGCTGAATTCGAGGAGGCAACCAGGGTCACAACACCACCCACGCAAGAACCAGCGAACAAGGTCAAGTGTCCGGCCAACTGTGTCTGCGAGGTGAGCGTTGGAGTGTACTCAGTTCTTGGTTTATCTCGCTGCACAGCATTCTTGCTCTTTGAACTGTCACAAAAACGTGACACAAAAGGAGTATTGAGAAAGTTATTGATATTGTTTCATGTCAGGCTGAGACGCACCATTCCTCGTGCGAAAACCGCGCTCACACCAAAGTTTCTCGGGGTTTCTCTCCAAACACACGACTCCTCGACCTGCGTGGAAACCACTTCCACTACATCCCGAGCAACAGCTTCCCTGGCGTCGCCCAGGTCGTGTCCCTGCATCTGCAGCGCTGCAAGATCGTGGAGGTGGAGGGCGGGGCCTTCAGTGGCATGAAGGGACTGATCTACCTGTACCTGTCGGAGAACGACCTCTCTTCCCTCAGCCCTGACGCCTTTAAAGGTCTTTGAAATGCCTAATGAAATTGCACAGGAGTAAAAATACACAATCAATCTACATATCAACACTAGaaagatctatatctatataatacatGATATAAATGATAAGGAAATAActtaatcaattatttattctGACTTGAATTGAATTTCTAAATGTAAATCCACAGGCCTCCCTCAGCTGACTTACCTCCACCTGGAGAAGAATCGCTTCACCGGTTTCCCCAAAGGAGCCTTTAAACTGGTTCCAAGCCTGCTGGCGCTCCACCTGGAGAACAACTCCATCCCCAAGCTGGAGCCAGACATGCTGAGCGAAGCCGAGGGCCTCCGAGCGCTCTACCTCACCGGGAACGCCATCGAGCACGTGTCGCCCAGAGCGCTGGACCACGCCGGTGACCTCGACACGCTGCACCTGGGCGGAAACAAACTGAAGGAGGTGCCCACTGAAGCGTTGAGCAAGGCGGGGAACCTCCGAGACCTGAGGCTGTCTGGGAATTCAATTCGCTGGGTCGGGCCAAATGCTTTCCGACCGCTGGAGAGGTCCCTGAAGGAGCTGTACCTGGACAACATGGGGCTGGAGACGGTGGGCCGGCTCTACCTTCACTAACGGCAGTACAGCGGCGTAttaacagaaataataataatgacagaaCCGGGGGAGGGGGTGAAGAATGCAATGTctttacaaaaataacttttttttttcttgtatattttttttcttttaaaattttAACATTTGTGAGTTATTTTCTCATAAATGTACGACTTTAATCTCAATTAATATTTTGGGGGTTTTTTctcgtaaaaaaacaaacatttaccaCTTTAATCTCGAGTTCTCTTTCTCGTAAACTTTGACTTTAATCTTGTAAATTTGTgaggttttttttatcttgtaaattcaaaactttatttatttaccccCCCtcacaatggccctaatacgccATCGTAGCAACAAATCCTTAAAAACAATTCTGCTCTGTTTTCCTCCAGATGTCTCAGAACTCCCTGGCAGGTCTCGGTGCAGCGCtgaggagtctcttcctggagGGCAACCAGCTGGAGGAGGTGCCGAACCTCCAGCCTCTCACTTCTCTGGAGGTCATCAACCTGGCCGACAACCCTCTGATGTGTGACTGCCCTCTGCTGCCACTACGCATGTAAGACGACTGCAGTGAGCAACAGGAGTCTTCAGCTCCTTAAAGCAGGACGAAGCATGTTCTGCATTACTATCTTTACAAAGACACGATGAGTTTACAATCATAGTGAACTTGATTTTACTCCCTGGTTATATTTGAGCTACTCATTTGGCATGTTTATTAAAACACTTACAGGTGGATCGAGAAAGTCAACCTGAAGGTACGAGCCACCTGTGCCAATCCCCCGGAGCTGAGGGGTCGCAGGGTGAAGGACGTCCACGTCTTCAGGGCGTGTCCCGGGGGGGAGAGCCTCCCTTCCCCGCCAACCGTCACCCCAAAGCCCGCCAAGGCGCCCAAGGCAACCAAACCCAAACCGATGCACCTCAACGGCATCCGGCAGGTCAAGATGCTCAAGGTGAAATCTAAACTTCGCAAAGGTTCGAACACAAAACCGGCTGCAGCCAAGAAAACCAGGGAGAGACGCAGCACGGCCTGAGCCGCCTTTTGTACGACGTTTTTAAAAGACAACCATGGACTCAAATCTTCTAGAAATGTAACCTGTCGACACGGTTTCACATCAGTTCTCCATAtacaacataaacatgtaaTAACTTCTGCAATAATCTGCTGCATTGTTTAATGAACAGTTTAAAGGCAGTTTGTACTAAAGTATTGTACATACTGCAGTggttaataatataatataataatacatgcattATGGAATAACCAACCAACATGTCTTCATCTCTACATGTTATATTTCTGAGCAAGACTTTATGGAGACAATGAAAGAATCTACTGAACtaattgtatattttaaaattaattgaatgtaataaaacatttgtgttatgAATGAAGACATCCATTCATGCAACTCCCACCTGTAATAATCACAATTGTTTATAACAAACGCGGCAGATTATAACAAAATGTGAGCGTTATTATACGTgaagtgtaaatgttttacatgttgtaTAATGTGTCTCCTGCTTCACATCCACAGCAGCTCTGAAGAAAGTTTTATCTCCTTGAAGGAGGAACATGAAGTTAATGTCACTTTCTTTAGTTACTTGCTCAAATATTCTACAATCTTTGTCTTTATGTTAGTTATCATTAACCACTATACTCTGAATGTACTCAACTAGAAACATTGGAATCAGGAAGTTgaggtttgtttttaatcaattatttcatatttacaaaaaaacaacacgtctggatataaaacaggaaagaaaataaaaacattacaacaaacatttgtttacttTGTCAACACAGAATGACCTTCAGGGTCATATTTACAGGTGTGTTACACTCACAACTAATTAATTATGCATAAATGTCACCGTGTAGTGGAATTtatgaagaaggaggagaaggagaaggagaagaagaagaagaagaagaaggagaagaaggagaagaagaaggagaagaagaaggagaagaagagagaagaaggagaagaagaagagaagaagaagaaggagaagaaggagaagaagaagaagaaggagaagaacaagaacaagaacaacaagaacaacaaacattaaaacatttctttatttaatatcgTGGGGGCCTGGGAGACAGCttttgctctgctctgctggtgCCCTGTGACACAGAGTCCatacatttctcatttctaaTTTAAAGTTTGTGGGATTCCATAATGACGGAATGTGTGTCTCCTGATTCAACCCAAACTGTAAGAACCTGTCCATCAACCACTAGATTGGTTTGGGGTAAAATCTTAAATGGTTCAGCTGAATACTTTGTGTATGTGCCAACCTGATGTGTTGCTTTGTCAGCTTCTACAAAACTAAACAATGGCACTAAGGATTGTCTGATGTTGTTCATGTgtgagtgtcagagtgtgtggTTAGTTGAGCAAGCTGTTCTTCATtgcatgagcgtgtgtgtgtgtttagtttacTTCCCTTTTCCTGTGTCTCTGAAGTCAGgtgtctccctccccctccacatGCCTCCCCTGTTGTAGCCAGGCCCTCCTCCATGTTGCTGCCGTTGCTGCTTCTGTTCATAGCCATGTCTTTTACGGCCTGTATCCTGGTGAACTCTGTTATCGTTTGTTTGTCCTGCCCTAGAGCCGGGGTTGTGACACAGGTTATTAAGTGTTTACAACTCTCTGCACCATACTTGACCTCCATAAAAAACTCAAGTGGGCTCTCgacttctctggtcgatactttacttccctttgtccccattttacaaagtaagttaaaacacaatcgtcactgtgagtcccagatttcgtttatggtaaaatccagataaaaccgttattaaacacgctggtttaaccttttcagtcgaAGGCAATATCTGACTACTAGTCTTCTCTGCTGAGAC contains:
- the LOC115024350 gene encoding chondroadherin-like protein — protein: MCSQLCPDALWVLMLLCIPAAHAAKCPQQCVCDQIQLTVTCVNKNLTQVPLTVDEITVKFDLRGNDIQELPTGAFKHTPYLKHLTLQRCNIRRVKEGAFRGLGRLVFLVFLNLANNNIYILYQESLDGLSSLKQLMIDRNRVEEIQPGAFSQLGFLNLLSLTHNQLVYIPNMAFQGLQNIKWLRLSHNSLNYLDTEALAGLFTLTRLSLDHNELQFFPSETMTRLPEVTRLDLSYNPMTYVGEDVVSMAKLTHLFMDHMSLQDMDNTAVSKCPNLIHLDISYNQLRVVQPLSEGNPKLARLNPAGNPVYCNCYLRPLREWSIRNKLKLLGTCGGPAHLSGENLEAVYPSDLHCQSQEAMLKAEFEEATRVTTPPTQEPANKVKCPANCVCEAETHHSSCENRAHTKVSRGFSPNTRLLDLRGNHFHYIPSNSFPGVAQVVSLHLQRCKIVEVEGGAFSGMKGLIYLYLSENDLSSLSPDAFKGLPQLTYLHLEKNRFTGFPKGAFKLVPSLLALHLENNSIPKLEPDMLSEAEGLRALYLTGNAIEHVSPRALDHAGDLDTLHLGGNKLKEVPTEALSKAGNLRDLRLSGNSIRWVGPNAFRPLERSLKELYLDNMGLETMSQNSLAGLGAALRSLFLEGNQLEEVPNLQPLTSLEVINLADNPLMCDCPLLPLRMWIEKVNLKVRATCANPPELRGRRVKDVHVFRACPGGESLPSPPTVTPKPAKAPKATKPKPMHLNGIRQVKMLKVKSKLRKGSNTKPAAAKKTRERRSTA